In the Maribacter sp. MJ134 genome, one interval contains:
- a CDS encoding DUF2194 domain-containing protein: MIKSVKIILVAISILSLNIGCQSDLYRFNSRFNIPAKSSESPLVQFIQESGDYEAMMERENLGKAFEYTKIPYNYIPVKQFNEDVTLAPTARLLVINQTFGLKDAAIDSLLAFVAKGGSIFFTKPINDERLAFFYGFGTNSNWKTNKTAEGFYFKKPIFPEKMKFTYLNKGLHSGFQNSNFSDKIEVLVAAANDKEYPVLIKNKIGKGQVLLHNSFEQLNKSMRGFIFSCSLLGLEGVPYPVANVATIFLDDFPSPTYAIYKEPIKSEMNITVTDYVNNVWWPDMKKLAKEENMKYTAYVTFDYNAGVIPPFSFKEWDRNKVTVNNLEQSASGWIGRDILKSGHELGFHGYNHVSLLASDWTNPDYMVTALKSADKKWNILNFKDLPRSYVPPSNYIDSVGLAKLYQGMPSLRYVQSTYLGELKEGGLREFDPEPYNNRFFNFPRISSGYVLDTTSEWEIESMYMCTGIWTHFVHPDDVYQIPDKSNSETSGHFEYRNKYNLNWYSTGSKKGMLDRFKEHIKDYKKNHPNARFLNATEASEVTVEWRNNYYSHSNYDGLYEVQGRSESKGSPERFWLMYVGRENVQQMDNTLNREEIAYEKKKLMNGFLYSIKTRTAELVIPDLNPSLPVLFEDENNRIGQVMTERAVFEKNKKLLMPIDERIKRYVAEGDLSAATDLIQEQFKISSKVNRVMIKDYAQYMVWQEREKELWTVLDRYYSRFESASTAQVHSLVLDVTFYPEPSEHQKWLERELYWDTDNAEILKDYIQNFNTEENYHSINKSFQKLIAIEPSIDLTKAYANFLIGSEAEEVLSFLNTIEVCSFDDKALANVIAWSYADRLVFEKALLWAQCAQGINQETIDFWTLSSTSFEEKKETDLPYYIRLLLANDARKAYQELRNITPCFRGLENEATRIAVNFADYGDFSKALEWSKCGAEVPIEKKMEWYFETNQLKELKKVFKEYLSENPRDYKIKNHMATLMLYSSDIMGAARIVIGMPMNKVDKNIIKAINREVKEMDLRQQASFYKQYIELIDANVGKEIVSKIRENQGNEIGFETFNINDAFRPTALMNSVYFKLRNQKGNFHKIGLTQSTMYKIPPDSIIRPNNEGRDLLGLEYGYYMNSKENKNAWLRGRLERDNQNKLYYQFGIGYSTSQKLNFTSFQLDAFPVRTGPGHVLDIYRIRFNGYKEIALGKSFKNIISLESNYYTDDEFETTGLLRLEYALLNLKKFKISPLLETSYGFGTLNRRDGFPYWIANNRLVGGGGILFTIGSPLTNFQFTTDISLFAERDQPNFERYMGQLTYKIKKFTQIRAAYEIYTIDDFFSNVFQLGLGYRFK, from the coding sequence ATGATAAAAAGTGTTAAAATAATTTTAGTTGCAATCTCGATTCTAAGTCTGAATATTGGATGTCAGAGTGATTTGTATCGATTCAATAGTCGGTTTAATATCCCTGCAAAAAGTTCAGAATCACCGTTAGTTCAATTCATACAAGAATCGGGGGATTATGAGGCTATGATGGAGCGAGAAAATTTAGGAAAGGCCTTTGAATACACCAAAATACCCTACAACTATATTCCCGTTAAGCAATTTAACGAAGATGTAACCTTGGCCCCGACCGCACGACTATTAGTCATCAACCAGACGTTTGGACTCAAGGATGCCGCTATCGATTCATTATTGGCATTTGTTGCAAAGGGCGGAAGCATATTTTTTACTAAACCTATTAATGACGAGCGTCTCGCTTTTTTCTACGGTTTCGGGACAAATTCAAATTGGAAGACCAATAAGACGGCAGAAGGCTTTTATTTTAAAAAGCCAATTTTTCCTGAAAAGATGAAGTTTACCTATTTAAACAAGGGCTTACATTCAGGATTTCAGAATTCTAATTTCTCCGATAAAATTGAGGTTTTGGTTGCTGCGGCTAACGATAAGGAATATCCAGTTCTAATCAAAAATAAAATAGGGAAGGGTCAGGTCCTTTTACATAATTCTTTTGAACAATTGAACAAAAGTATGAGAGGATTTATTTTTAGTTGTTCTTTGTTGGGGCTGGAAGGTGTTCCCTATCCGGTGGCAAATGTGGCAACTATTTTCCTTGATGATTTTCCTTCTCCTACTTATGCCATCTATAAAGAGCCGATAAAATCCGAAATGAACATAACAGTGACAGATTACGTGAATAATGTATGGTGGCCAGATATGAAGAAACTTGCCAAAGAGGAGAATATGAAATATACAGCCTATGTTACCTTTGACTACAATGCCGGCGTTATTCCACCTTTCTCATTTAAAGAATGGGACAGGAACAAAGTTACTGTGAACAATCTAGAGCAGAGTGCTAGTGGTTGGATCGGGAGAGACATATTAAAGAGTGGTCATGAATTAGGTTTTCACGGATACAATCACGTGTCACTTTTAGCTAGTGATTGGACAAATCCCGACTATATGGTCACGGCCCTAAAATCTGCTGATAAAAAATGGAACATCTTAAACTTTAAAGACCTTCCTAGATCATATGTACCACCCAGTAATTATATCGATAGTGTGGGCTTAGCAAAATTATATCAGGGAATGCCAAGTCTAAGATATGTGCAAAGTACTTATTTAGGGGAGTTGAAGGAAGGCGGATTGCGTGAATTTGACCCAGAACCGTATAATAATCGCTTTTTTAACTTTCCAAGAATCAGTAGTGGTTACGTTTTGGATACGACAAGTGAATGGGAAATTGAATCCATGTACATGTGTACGGGTATATGGACGCATTTTGTGCATCCAGACGATGTTTATCAAATACCGGATAAATCCAACTCTGAAACAAGTGGTCATTTTGAATATCGTAATAAGTACAATTTAAACTGGTATAGCACTGGCTCAAAGAAAGGAATGTTAGATCGGTTTAAGGAACATATTAAGGATTACAAAAAGAATCACCCTAATGCTAGGTTTCTAAATGCGACTGAGGCATCGGAAGTTACCGTAGAATGGCGTAATAACTATTATTCACATTCTAATTATGATGGTCTTTACGAGGTTCAGGGTAGGAGTGAAAGCAAGGGTTCCCCTGAACGTTTTTGGTTGATGTATGTAGGCAGAGAAAATGTTCAACAGATGGATAATACGTTGAACAGGGAAGAGATAGCCTACGAAAAGAAAAAGCTAATGAACGGCTTCCTCTATTCTATAAAGACTAGAACTGCCGAACTTGTGATTCCTGACTTGAATCCCAGTTTACCCGTCCTGTTCGAAGACGAAAATAACAGAATAGGGCAGGTAATGACAGAACGCGCCGTATTTGAAAAAAACAAGAAATTACTAATGCCTATTGACGAAAGGATAAAACGGTATGTAGCAGAGGGTGATTTGAGTGCCGCAACAGATTTAATTCAAGAGCAATTTAAAATAAGTTCCAAAGTAAACAGAGTCATGATCAAAGACTATGCCCAGTATATGGTCTGGCAAGAAAGGGAAAAAGAACTATGGACCGTATTGGATAGGTATTATTCTCGTTTTGAGTCTGCTAGTACGGCCCAAGTTCACAGTCTTGTTCTGGATGTAACTTTCTACCCTGAACCAAGTGAACATCAAAAATGGTTGGAGCGAGAACTTTATTGGGATACGGATAACGCGGAGATACTTAAAGATTACATACAAAATTTTAATACAGAGGAAAACTATCATAGCATTAATAAATCTTTTCAAAAACTTATAGCAATTGAACCCTCTATTGATTTAACCAAGGCCTACGCTAATTTTTTAATAGGTAGTGAAGCAGAAGAGGTTTTATCTTTTTTAAACACCATAGAGGTTTGTTCTTTTGATGATAAAGCATTGGCCAATGTAATAGCTTGGTCCTATGCAGACAGATTGGTTTTTGAAAAGGCCCTACTTTGGGCACAATGCGCTCAGGGTATTAACCAAGAAACTATTGATTTTTGGACATTAAGCTCAACTTCTTTTGAGGAGAAAAAAGAGACAGATTTACCCTATTATATAAGGCTGTTATTGGCCAACGATGCCAGAAAGGCCTATCAGGAATTGAGGAATATTACCCCATGTTTTAGAGGTCTAGAAAATGAAGCAACTCGGATAGCGGTTAATTTTGCTGATTATGGTGATTTTTCTAAGGCCTTGGAATGGTCTAAATGCGGTGCGGAGGTGCCAATTGAAAAAAAGATGGAATGGTATTTTGAAACCAATCAGTTAAAAGAGTTGAAGAAGGTCTTTAAAGAATACTTAAGTGAAAATCCAAGGGATTATAAGATAAAAAATCATATGGCGACCCTCATGCTGTACAGTAGTGACATTATGGGCGCAGCTAGAATTGTTATCGGAATGCCCATGAACAAAGTAGATAAGAACATCATAAAAGCTATCAATCGAGAAGTAAAGGAAATGGATTTGAGGCAGCAGGCTTCTTTCTATAAACAATATATAGAACTGATCGATGCTAACGTTGGAAAGGAAATAGTGTCGAAAATAAGAGAAAACCAGGGTAACGAGATTGGTTTTGAAACGTTTAACATAAATGATGCTTTTAGGCCTACGGCTCTGATGAATAGCGTTTACTTCAAACTAAGAAATCAAAAGGGTAATTTTCATAAAATTGGGCTTACACAGAGTACCATGTACAAAATTCCGCCAGATTCTATCATAAGGCCAAATAATGAAGGAAGAGATTTATTAGGTTTAGAATACGGCTATTATATGAATTCAAAAGAAAATAAAAATGCTTGGTTAAGAGGAAGATTAGAAAGAGATAATCAAAACAAGTTGTATTATCAGTTTGGAATAGGTTATAGCACTAGTCAAAAACTGAATTTTACATCGTTTCAATTGGATGCTTTTCCCGTAAGAACGGGTCCAGGACATGTTTTAGACATCTATAGAATTAGGTTCAATGGATACAAGGAAATAGCATTGGGTAAATCTTTCAAGAATATCATATCCTTGGAATCCAACTATTATACGGATGACGAGTTTGAAACAACCGGGCTGTTGAGGCTTGAGTATGCCCTCCTTAATTTGAAAAAATTCAAAATTTCCCCATTGTTGGAAACATCTTACGGATTTGGGACTTTAAATAGAAGGGACGGATTTCCTTACTGGATAGCTAATAATAGATTAGTGGGCGGTGGAGGCATCCTTTTTACAATTGGTTCGCCTTTGACAAATTTTCAATTTACTACGGATATTAGCCTTTTTGCAGAACGGGACCAACCTAACTTTGAGAGATATATGGGGCAACTAACCTATAAAATCAAAAAGTTTACACAGATAAGAGCAGCTTATGAAATCTATACCATTGATGACTTTTTCTCTAATGTATTTCAACTGGGATTGGGATATCGGTTTAAGTAA
- a CDS encoding endo alpha-1,4 polygalactosaminidase translates to MRLINILLVIWPFLCFSKGAHLQGSNEKSLFVCYGKIDPNSIVGYKLVVLEAGHFNDEDIRIFKKNNEKVIAYISLTEVNENSPLFNKLKSYCIGENTNWGSRFVNISDERAKKVLLSRIGKLENHGFDGLFLDNLDNVSSWGALNGMENELVELLQTIKRKYPQFYLCQNSGLFLDAQLSSLTDAIVLESLVTNYDFQKQEYLLRDETSKNRMLQEILNQRKSKDKPIYILEYSDNFKIMEEVTKELITYKLPYYIAQIDLQHPSQFLMLNK, encoded by the coding sequence ATGCGTCTTATTAATATACTCTTAGTCATATGGCCCTTCTTGTGTTTCTCAAAAGGAGCACATTTACAAGGTTCAAACGAAAAATCGTTGTTTGTCTGTTATGGAAAAATAGACCCGAACAGTATTGTAGGTTACAAACTTGTAGTGCTGGAGGCAGGTCATTTTAATGATGAAGATATTAGAATTTTTAAGAAAAATAATGAAAAAGTGATAGCATATATCAGTCTTACGGAGGTCAATGAGAACAGTCCACTTTTTAATAAATTAAAGTCATATTGCATTGGTGAAAACACCAATTGGGGAAGTAGGTTCGTTAATATATCTGATGAAAGAGCTAAGAAGGTTTTGCTCAGTCGAATCGGTAAACTCGAAAATCACGGCTTTGATGGACTGTTCTTGGATAACCTTGACAATGTTTCTAGTTGGGGCGCACTTAACGGAATGGAGAATGAGTTAGTAGAGCTTTTACAGACCATCAAAAGGAAGTATCCACAATTTTATCTCTGCCAGAATTCAGGTCTTTTTCTTGATGCTCAGCTATCGAGCCTTACTGATGCCATAGTTTTAGAATCTTTGGTAACCAACTATGATTTTCAAAAACAAGAATATCTTTTGAGAGATGAAACATCTAAGAATCGCATGTTGCAAGAAATTCTAAACCAAAGAAAGTCAAAGGATAAGCCTATTTATATTTTGGAATATAGCGACAATTTTAAAATAATGGAAGAGGTTACAAAAGAGTTGATTACGTACAAATTGCCATACTACATTGCTCAGATAGACCTTCAACATCCATCTCAATTTTTAATGCTGAATAAATGA
- the pelF gene encoding GT4 family glycosyltransferase PelF, translated as MNHSKNIEVLLICEGTFPYNTGGVSTWANDLCTRIEDVDFTVYSINANVERSTKYHLGDRIKKVIQVPMWSSEEPFDCLDYGIKYSKILQKRELTTESAIASSFSQSFKTFIEEIYATEKSIEVIEQCFHRMWQFFQKYDYKKTMSSAVVWNSFKEALISVIPKEELEDITLEDTTTAMRWIYRFLIPMAIKVPKVDIAHITISGIAVLPALALKYKYNTPILVTEHGVFIRERLIAISSAEYPYFLKKMLINFSECITKLVYYHATKITTVSKFNLSWETFYGANAAKINVVYNGVDHTRFKPLPKPEPLLNIPTVVAAARIFDLKDIITMIRVCHEVRKSIPNVQFLVYGNKDAVPEYTLACEELIVSLNLKEHFHLKGFHHNPSKLYSEGDVSILTSISEGFPYTVIESMSCGIPVVSTDVGGVSEALDETCGFICKPKDYQDIADKVITLLNDPDLRREMGDSARKRVISNFTINSFTTAFKDIYKGLGNKDVKLKETKETSVEIAVPQ; from the coding sequence ATGAATCATTCTAAGAACATTGAGGTTCTGCTGATTTGTGAGGGTACATTCCCCTATAACACAGGAGGCGTATCAACCTGGGCCAACGATCTTTGTACTCGAATAGAAGATGTGGACTTTACCGTTTATTCTATAAATGCAAACGTAGAGCGCTCAACCAAATACCATCTTGGAGATCGAATAAAAAAGGTCATACAGGTTCCCATGTGGTCTTCAGAGGAGCCATTTGACTGTTTGGACTACGGTATAAAGTATTCAAAAATACTCCAGAAAAGAGAGTTAACCACAGAATCGGCAATCGCTAGTTCGTTTTCACAAAGTTTCAAGACTTTTATAGAAGAGATATACGCTACGGAAAAGTCCATTGAGGTCATAGAACAATGTTTCCATAGGATGTGGCAGTTTTTTCAAAAATACGACTACAAAAAGACGATGAGCAGTGCCGTTGTCTGGAATAGCTTTAAAGAGGCCCTGATTTCCGTCATCCCCAAAGAAGAATTGGAAGACATAACACTTGAAGACACCACCACCGCTATGCGTTGGATTTACCGTTTTTTGATACCCATGGCAATCAAAGTTCCAAAGGTGGACATTGCTCATATCACAATTTCCGGTATCGCAGTGTTGCCCGCGTTGGCCCTTAAATATAAATATAATACACCCATATTGGTTACGGAACACGGTGTATTCATTAGAGAAAGATTGATTGCGATAAGTTCGGCAGAGTATCCGTATTTTTTAAAAAAAATGCTTATAAATTTTTCTGAGTGTATTACAAAACTAGTTTACTATCACGCTACTAAGATTACAACGGTAAGTAAGTTCAACCTATCGTGGGAAACCTTTTATGGTGCCAATGCCGCTAAAATAAACGTCGTATATAATGGGGTAGATCATACTAGATTTAAGCCACTACCAAAACCGGAACCTTTACTAAATATACCTACGGTAGTAGCCGCTGCTAGAATATTTGATTTGAAAGATATTATTACCATGATTCGTGTCTGTCATGAAGTAAGAAAATCAATACCAAATGTGCAGTTTTTAGTCTATGGTAATAAAGATGCCGTTCCGGAGTATACGCTTGCCTGTGAAGAATTGATTGTATCACTTAATTTAAAGGAGCATTTTCACCTTAAAGGATTTCATCATAATCCAAGTAAACTATACTCCGAGGGAGATGTGTCTATTCTAACCTCAATTTCTGAAGGATTTCCTTATACGGTAATTGAATCTATGAGCTGTGGTATTCCTGTAGTTTCAACGGACGTGGGTGGAGTTTCAGAAGCTCTGGATGAAACATGCGGGTTTATATGTAAGCCAAAAGACTATCAAGACATTGCCGATAAAGTAATAACACTTCTGAATGATCCTGATTTAAGGAGGGAAATGGGAGATAGTGCAAGAAAAAGAGTGATTTCAAACTTCACTATAAATAGTTTTACGACTGCTTTTAAAGATATATATAAGGGTTTGGGCAATAAAGATGTAAAGCTGAAAGAGACAAAAGAAACGAGCGTAGAAATAGCCGTTCCTCAATAG
- a CDS encoding endo alpha-1,4 polygalactosaminidase: MNCLLLLLVLGCNNNQELSEVFGEETDQSVNQANNGIDYRQEMRDFVIGLGKHAKEVNPDFKIIPQNGIELVTMNGEPDGKISKDYLALIDGNGQESLFYGYKKDNVKTNQSVSKTLISYLEISQKQDNMIFVTDYCSDLEKVKDSKHKNSSYDFVSFAAPDRDLTIIPELNQTTDKLSGKDIINLNDANNFLFFLNYENYPTKQSVVSAISDSDYDIVFIDMFFNDGTPYSKSMIERLKIKANGSKRLVLAYMSIGEAEDYRFYWNPSWKQEQPEWLDKENKNWPGNFKVKYWEKDWQNIIYGNTDSYLDRIVATGFDGVYLDIIDAFEYFENE, translated from the coding sequence ATGAATTGTTTATTGTTGTTACTTGTTTTAGGATGTAATAACAATCAGGAACTTTCTGAAGTTTTTGGCGAAGAAACGGACCAATCCGTGAATCAGGCAAATAACGGAATCGATTATAGACAAGAGATGAGAGATTTTGTGATCGGGCTTGGAAAACATGCTAAAGAGGTTAATCCTGATTTTAAAATTATTCCACAGAATGGCATCGAACTGGTTACTATGAACGGAGAACCGGACGGTAAAATCAGTAAGGATTACTTGGCACTAATAGATGGTAACGGTCAGGAGAGTTTATTTTATGGGTACAAAAAAGATAACGTTAAAACAAATCAGTCCGTTAGTAAAACATTAATTTCTTATCTGGAAATTTCCCAGAAACAAGATAACATGATTTTTGTAACGGATTATTGTTCTGATTTGGAAAAAGTTAAAGATTCCAAACACAAAAATTCATCTTATGATTTTGTTTCATTTGCTGCTCCAGACCGGGATTTGACTATAATTCCTGAACTAAATCAGACCACAGACAAACTAAGTGGTAAAGACATTATCAATTTAAACGATGCCAATAATTTTTTATTCTTCCTGAATTACGAAAATTACCCCACTAAACAATCGGTTGTAAGCGCCATTTCGGATTCTGATTATGACATTGTTTTCATTGATATGTTTTTTAATGACGGCACGCCCTACTCCAAAAGCATGATTGAACGTCTAAAAATAAAAGCTAATGGCTCTAAAAGATTAGTACTGGCCTACATGTCCATTGGGGAAGCAGAGGATTACAGATTTTACTGGAATCCAAGCTGGAAACAAGAACAACCTGAGTGGCTGGATAAGGAAAACAAAAATTGGCCAGGTAATTTTAAGGTAAAATACTGGGAAAAGGATTGGCAAAATATCATTTACGGTAATACAGACTCCTATCTTGATCGAATTGTAGCAACTGGCTTCGACGGAGTATACTTGGATATCATAGACGCCTTTGAATATTTCGAAAATGAATAG
- a CDS encoding DUF4440 domain-containing protein encodes MRYIIAMAIMLSSATVGAQIEVLNIQREIDTSVWRPFQTAFESLDGEALNRTYAKEVLRVTPNGIDTNNSFKSANIKRFDKNREDGASITLDFWFDSRHTNETTSYEVGFYRIGTTYTGKEPSYNYGQFHIVIKKIDGHWKITQDWDTAHINGNNISQEDFQKQEPLEF; translated from the coding sequence ATGAGATATATTATAGCCATGGCGATTATGCTTTCATCCGCCACTGTGGGTGCACAAATCGAAGTCTTGAATATTCAGAGAGAAATAGATACCAGCGTTTGGAGACCTTTTCAAACGGCTTTTGAATCTTTGGATGGTGAAGCTTTAAACAGAACTTATGCGAAAGAGGTATTGCGGGTTACACCAAATGGAATAGATACCAATAATAGTTTTAAGTCTGCCAATATAAAACGTTTTGATAAAAACAGGGAGGATGGAGCCAGTATAACGCTAGATTTTTGGTTTGATAGCAGACACACCAATGAAACAACGTCATATGAAGTTGGTTTTTACAGAATAGGAACCACCTATACGGGAAAAGAACCTAGCTATAATTACGGACAGTTTCATATAGTCATTAAAAAGATTGATGGGCATTGGAAAATTACCCAAGATTGGGATACTGCACATATTAATGGTAATAACATCTCCCAGGAAGATTTCCAAAAACAAGAGCCCTTAGAATTTTAG
- a CDS encoding ZIP family metal transporter produces MEQVINYFESINPILAAFYATLFTWGLTALGASLVFLFKNPNRAVMDGMLGFTGGVMVAASFWSLLAPGIEMSPGEGFIKVIPAAVGFALGALFLFGLDKVLPHLHLNFKESEAEGVKTPWHRTTLLTLAITLHNIPEGLAVGVLFGGVAAGFDGASIGGAVALALGIGLQNFPEGFAVAMPLRRQGLTRRRSFMYGQASAIVEPIAAVIGAWAVLTFQPILPYALSFAAGAMIFVVVEEVIPETQQDKHSDVAVLGFIGGFIVMMTLDVGLG; encoded by the coding sequence ATGGAACAGGTAATTAACTATTTTGAATCTATCAACCCAATTTTGGCGGCATTCTATGCAACCCTTTTTACGTGGGGATTGACCGCTCTTGGTGCCAGCCTGGTTTTTTTATTCAAAAATCCCAATAGAGCTGTCATGGATGGTATGCTGGGTTTTACAGGAGGTGTCATGGTAGCCGCTAGTTTCTGGAGTCTTTTGGCTCCGGGAATTGAAATGAGCCCTGGTGAAGGGTTTATAAAAGTAATACCGGCTGCTGTTGGCTTTGCCCTTGGAGCATTATTCTTGTTTGGATTGGACAAAGTATTACCCCACTTGCATTTGAACTTTAAAGAAAGTGAAGCAGAGGGTGTTAAGACACCGTGGCACAGAACCACCCTATTGACACTTGCTATTACCTTACATAATATTCCGGAGGGTTTGGCGGTAGGGGTTCTCTTTGGTGGGGTAGCGGCCGGCTTTGACGGAGCAAGTATAGGTGGTGCCGTGGCTTTGGCATTGGGTATTGGTCTTCAGAATTTCCCAGAAGGTTTTGCAGTTGCGATGCCTTTGCGCCGACAAGGATTGACCAGAAGGAGAAGCTTTATGTACGGTCAAGCTTCCGCTATAGTAGAACCAATAGCAGCGGTTATAGGTGCCTGGGCAGTATTGACCTTTCAACCTATATTACCATATGCACTTTCGTTCGCTGCAGGAGCGATGATTTTCGTGGTAGTGGAAGAAGTAATTCCCGAAACACAGCAAGATAAACATTCCGATGTGGCCGTGTTAGGCTTTATTGGAGGATTTATAGTGATGATGACCTTAGATGTGGGATTAGGATAA
- a CDS encoding metal-dependent transcriptional regulator, translating into MTLSEEDYIKGIYHLSKGEQIAISTNAIAKQMDTKPSSVTDMIKKLSDKDLIFYKKYKGVSLTERGRLSALSIIRKHRLWEVFLVEKLDFAWDEVHEVAEQLEHIKSEQLIDKLEGYLGSPKVDPHGDPIPSKDGRFTKSVKKLISELPIGSKGICVGVNDSSAAFLKFLDKNKIALGDTLKILDKEEFDGSVQLETSEQKLRISAQIASNLFLEIVEQELNKN; encoded by the coding sequence ATGACACTCTCTGAGGAAGACTATATCAAAGGAATTTATCACCTTAGTAAAGGCGAGCAAATTGCGATTTCTACTAACGCAATAGCCAAGCAAATGGATACCAAACCTTCTTCGGTAACAGATATGATCAAAAAGCTATCTGATAAAGACCTTATTTTCTATAAAAAATATAAAGGCGTATCCTTAACCGAACGAGGACGGTTATCAGCATTGTCCATTATTAGGAAACATCGTTTGTGGGAAGTCTTCTTAGTAGAAAAACTAGATTTTGCCTGGGATGAGGTACATGAGGTAGCGGAGCAGCTAGAACATATAAAAAGTGAACAGCTCATTGATAAATTGGAAGGCTATTTGGGAAGCCCAAAAGTTGACCCCCACGGAGATCCTATTCCCTCGAAGGACGGAAGGTTTACCAAATCGGTAAAAAAGCTGATAAGTGAACTTCCTATTGGCAGTAAGGGCATCTGTGTTGGTGTAAACGACTCTTCAGCGGCCTTTTTAAAATTTTTGGATAAAAATAAGATTGCTCTGGGCGATACCCTGAAAATATTGGACAAAGAGGAATTCGATGGGTCGGTACAATTAGAAACTTCTGAACAAAAACTACGTATTTCCGCTCAAATTGCCTCCAATCTATTTTTAGAGATAGTGGAACAAGAGTTGAATAAAAATTAG